The following coding sequences lie in one Rutidosis leptorrhynchoides isolate AG116_Rl617_1_P2 chromosome 4, CSIRO_AGI_Rlap_v1, whole genome shotgun sequence genomic window:
- the LOC139842081 gene encoding uncharacterized protein, producing the protein MPLAEVIKGMPNYGKFLKDLTSSKGKYQEVSATFLNEACSTILQKPKMPSKLGDPGSFIIPRLLGDSVVYDALADLGASVNLIPYSLYLKLGLGDLKPTRMGIRLPNHSFDTPIGIAEYLIVRVSHPCPNKGPLVFPADFVVIEMKEDTKVPIILGRSFLNTADAIIHVQQNQLSIGVSDEKVIFHVDKAMKQPKSTDVTCFKLDMINLCIENDVQEFLEDAATGVVSVDSSNDHDVDAEIEKTVHFEK; encoded by the coding sequence ATGCCATTGGCGGAAGTGATAAAAGGAATGCCCaactacgggaagtttttaaaggacctGACCTCTTCGAAAGGTAAGTACCAAGAGGTGTcggccacattcctcaatgaggcgtGTTCAACCATTTTGCAAAAGCCAAAGATGCCTTCAAAATTAGGAGACCCGGGTAGCTTTATTATTCCCCGTTtattgggtgattcggtagtgtacgatgcactagccgacttgGGGGCAAGCGTTAATTTAATTCCTTACTCACTGTATTTAAAACTTGGCCTAGGAGACTTAAAACCGACTAGAATGGGAATCCGTTTGCCTAACCATTCTTTTGACACTCCTATAGGTATAGCCGAATACTTAATAGTAAGAGTTAGCCACCCTTGTCCAAACAAGGGACCATTAGTCTTTCCAGCCGATTTTGTAGTGATTGAAATGAAAGAGGACACTAAAGTACCAATCATTCTAGGTCGATCTTTTCTAAACACCGCTGATGCTATTATCCATGTTCAACAGAACCAACTTAGCATAGGTGTAAGTGACGAAAAAGTGATTTTCCATGTAGATAAGGCTATGAAACAACCCAAGTCTACTGATGTTACTTGTTTTAAACTTGATATGATAAACTTGTGTATTGAGAATGATGTGCAGGAATTTTTAGAAGATGCTGCTACAGGTGTTGTTTCTGTTGATAGTAGCAATGATCATGATGTAGATGCTGAAATTGAGAAAACGGTTCACTTTGAGAAATAG